The nucleotide window AAATCGCCTCCATGAGGCAGTATTCAACGGCGTTGAAGTGGAAATCAGGCGCCATGTCGGCGGCCCTGAAGAGACGGCGGACGTTGGAACCGTATATGCCCACACGCCCGGTTCCGGCGGGCTCTGGCAGCGAATCCGACACCGCAATAAGGCGTATCTTGCCGACGGATGCGTTCTCCGGAAGCATCTTGCAGAGCATCTGGCTGTTCGTCCTCGGGAACGGTGCCTCCGGCTTCCCGCGTATGGCCTGCACCGAATGGTTCACAGAGAACGTGTGCGGCAATACCAAGCCTGACATCGCAAAAAAAATTATGCGGACGGATTGGTGCGGCGGGAAGGGAGAGCCCCTCCCGCCCGGAAAAAAATCAGAGATCCTCTCCGCCGGCCTCCGAGAAGGCCTCGGTTATCGCTTCGATCTCTTCGTCCTCGGGATCGGACATGATCGGCTGCACCGCAACCACCTTGTCGTCGTCCCGGAGGTCCATGAGCTTCACGCCCTGGGCGTTCCTCCCGGTCTGGCGGACGGTGTCGGCGTCGATGCGGATCATCTTGCCGGATCTGGAGGTCAGCATGAGCTGGTCGCCCGGGGAGACCTTCCTGACGCTCAGGACGCTGCCGTTGCGCTCGCTGCAGACCATGGTGATCACGCCCTTGCCGCCGCGGTGGTGCCTGGTGTACGCGTCCACGTCGGTGACCTTGCCGTATCCGTTCTCGCTGACGGAAAGCAGCCTGTCCCCCGACGTCACGGCCTCCATGGAGACGACCTCGTCGCCCTCGTCCAGCCTCATGCCTATGACCCCGGTCGCGGTCCTGCCCATGGGGCGGGCGTCGGAGTTGGAGAATCTGATGGCCTGGCCGTTCTTGGACGCCATTATGATGTCGTCGTCCGGGCCGCAGATAGCCGCTTCCACGAGCTCGTCGTCCTCGGACTCCGAATCCTCGGAGGTCTTCAGCACTATGGCCTTGATCCCTCTGGACCTGACGTTCTTGTACGCCGAGAGCGCGGTCTTCTTGACCCTGCCCTTCTTCGTGCAGAACACTATGAACCTGTCGTCGGGGAAGTCGGCGGTGCAGACGGTGCTGACGACTGTCTCACCTTCCTCCAGATCCGGTATGAGATTGACGAGAGGCTTGCCCTTGGACTGCCTGCTGCCCTCCGGGACGCGGTATCCCTTGAGCCAATGCATGCGCCCGCGGTCGGTTATGAACAGGATGTAATCGTGGGAAGACATCACGAACATCGAATCGACATGGTCCTCCTCCTTGGTCTGCATCCCGGTCAGCCCGGTGCCGCCGCGCCTCTGCTGCCTGTATGTGCTTAAGGGAATTCTCTTGACGTAATCGTCGCGGGAGATGGTGATGACGACCTTCTGCCTGGGGATGAGATCCTCCTCGTCGCTGTCCAGAGGGTTGGGGTCGATGACGGTGCGGCGCTCGTCGCCGTATGCGTCCTTCATCTCCTTCAGCTCGTCCTTGATTATGGCGGATATCCTGGATTCGTTCGCCAGGATGTCGCGCAGGTCTGCCATCTTCAGCCCCAGATCCACGTACTCGGCCCTTATCGAATCCAGCTCCAATCCTGTGAGTTTCTGCAGCCTCATGTCGAGAATGGCCTTCGCCTGGTCCTCGTCTATCGAGAGCAGGGTCTGCAGCCCGGCGTTGGCCGCCTCCGTGCTTTCTGAGGCCCTTATCAGAGCGATAGTCTCGTCAAGCATGTCTATAGCAGCCATCAGCCCTTCCAGGATGTGGTACCTCTTGGCCGCCTGCTTCAGATCGTATTCGGTTCTGCGGCGGACCACGGACCTCCTGTGGGAGATGTACTGCATTATCAGCTCCTTCAGCGAGAGGACCGAGGGCTTGTTGTTGACGAGAGCGATGTTGATGATGCCGTAGGTGACCTCCATGTTCGTCTTCTTGAACAGATTCTCCAGGACCACCGCGGAAAGGGCGTCTTTGTGGAGCTCTACAACAATCCTCATCCCGTGCCTGTCGGATTCGTCGCGGAGGTCCGTGATCCCTTCGATCTCCTTGTTCTTGACGCGGTCGGCAATCTGCTCGATCAGCGCCGATTTGTTCACCTGGTAAGGTATCTCGTCGACGATGATGCGCTCCTTGCCGTTGCCCATATCTTCGATGTGGGTGTTGGCTCTGACCTTCATCCTTCCGCGCCCGGTCTCGTAGGCAGAGCGGATGCCTCCCACACCGTAGATCGTGCCTCCTGTCGGGAAGTCGGGGCCTCTGACGAACTGCATGAGCTCGTCCATGGACGCCTCGGGATTGTCGATGGTGTATGATATCGCGTCGCAGACCTCGCCGAGGTTGTGGGGCGGCATCTTCGTGGCCATCCCCACCGCTATGCCGTCCGACCCGTTCACCAGAAGATTCGGGAATTTGGATGGCAATACAGAGGGCTCCTTGAGCGAGCCGTCGTAATTGTCCACCATGTCCACGGTCTCTTTGTCGATGTCGGCCAGAAGATCGCTGGCCATCTTGGACATCCTGGCTTCGGTGTAACGCATCGCGGCCGCGGAATCCCCGTCGACAGATCCGAAGTTTCCCTGCCCGTCGACCAGAGGGTATCTCAGAGAGAACGGCTGCGCCATCCTCACCAT belongs to Candidatus Methanomethylophilaceae archaeon and includes:
- the gyrA gene encoding DNA gyrase subunit A, giving the protein MDGEKKVIIQPVEKEMQRSYIDYSMSVIVGRALPDVRDGLKPVHRKILFAMDNLGLTYNRPHKKSATVVGEVLGKYHPHGDFAAYEAMVRMAQPFSLRYPLVDGQGNFGSVDGDSAAAMRYTEARMSKMASDLLADIDKETVDMVDNYDGSLKEPSVLPSKFPNLLVNGSDGIAVGMATKMPPHNLGEVCDAISYTIDNPEASMDELMQFVRGPDFPTGGTIYGVGGIRSAYETGRGRMKVRANTHIEDMGNGKERIIVDEIPYQVNKSALIEQIADRVKNKEIEGITDLRDESDRHGMRIVVELHKDALSAVVLENLFKKTNMEVTYGIINIALVNNKPSVLSLKELIMQYISHRRSVVRRRTEYDLKQAAKRYHILEGLMAAIDMLDETIALIRASESTEAANAGLQTLLSIDEDQAKAILDMRLQKLTGLELDSIRAEYVDLGLKMADLRDILANESRISAIIKDELKEMKDAYGDERRTVIDPNPLDSDEEDLIPRQKVVITISRDDYVKRIPLSTYRQQRRGGTGLTGMQTKEEDHVDSMFVMSSHDYILFITDRGRMHWLKGYRVPEGSRQSKGKPLVNLIPDLEEGETVVSTVCTADFPDDRFIVFCTKKGRVKKTALSAYKNVRSRGIKAIVLKTSEDSESEDDELVEAAICGPDDDIIMASKNGQAIRFSNSDARPMGRTATGVIGMRLDEGDEVVSMEAVTSGDRLLSVSENGYGKVTDVDAYTRHHRGGKGVITMVCSERNGSVLSVRKVSPGDQLMLTSRSGKMIRIDADTVRQTGRNAQGVKLMDLRDDDKVVAVQPIMSDPEDEEIEAITEAFSEAGGEDL